The following are encoded together in the Salvia hispanica cultivar TCC Black 2014 chromosome 6, UniMelb_Shisp_WGS_1.0, whole genome shotgun sequence genome:
- the LOC125194615 gene encoding uncharacterized protein LOC125194615 codes for MAAAPPPNYSPFTLEPQLNTRKIPSKSDSNALCKTLIVLVLVLAIPLFPSQAPDFITHTVFTDCWEIIHHFFIGIAVSYGIFGRRTSRLVPPKSADPTTGDDSLSYLSGISHITSIFDHGYENACCENDILHNYVNCDDQFVRNDECVVPSAAKIRSFVPNDENERNGNLAWRSESLVVVSNAKCFNGGSSETEFKLLNLPIRSLKSRTADNASDKQEFKKVDEFSSKNYETMGTDKDGDDARIVVNLDKKLGEVIGQSTIPWRSRSGSMETEEEISGSSISKLPAHSCRPHSVGEFEFEHLKSRPLRGKKFSSNPELRSSSERVFSASHSKADSIDSDPFSSSTSSDMDSVGDLGNNLESSGVEEEVRKGKQSIKSFDSDVKSSTLSKVPARAKSVRTIKPKRYFVNQKEQYPSRGESKFGSRFVKTEAADSLIKRREEKPEIPPVDHQNQESGSIFSVPKPKPTISKLHGEEKQGIDDSSSTKSVDREIGFDKSLVEDETIPNIDTDGELGSEVDRKADEFIAKFRKQIRGQKASTSSVEGYSGW; via the coding sequence ATGGCAGCAGCGCCGCCGCCCAATTACTCTCCGTTCACACTTGAACCTCAACTCAACACTCGCAAAATCCCAAGTAAGTCCGATTCTAACGCCCTATGCAAAACCCTCATAGTCCTCGTCCTTGTTCTCGCCATTCCACTATTTCCTTCACAAGCGCCCGACTTCATCACCCACACCGTCTTCACCGATTGCTGGGAGATTATCCACCACTTCTTCATCGGAATCGCCGTCTCTTACGGCATCTTCGGCAGAAGAACTTCTCGATTAGTCCCCCCAAAATCTGCAGATCCCACAACTGGTGATGATTCCCTCTCCTATTTATCTGGGATTTCTCACATAACTTCAATTTTCGACCATGGTTATGAAAATGCATGCtgtgaaaatgatattttgcataattatgTGAATTGTGATGATCAGTTTGTAAGAAACGATGAATGTGTAGTTCCTAGTGCTGCAAAGATTAGATCTTTCGTGCCAAATGATGAAAATGAGAGGAATGGGAATCTAGCATGGCGCTCCGAATCTTTGGTAGTTGTCTCTAATGCTAAGTGTTTTAATGGTGGAAGCTCTGAGACTGAGTTTAAGCTCTTGAATTTACCCATTAGGAGTTTGAAGTCGAGGACTGCCGATAATGCTAGTGATAAGCAAGAATTCAAGAAAGTAGATGAGTTTAGTAGTAAAAATTATGAGACTATGGGCACTGATAAAGATGGTGATGATGCTAGGATTGTTGTCAATTTGGATAAGAAGCTTGGGGAGGTAATTGGACAATCAACAATACCTTGGCGCTCGAGATCCGGGAGTATGGAAACTGAGGAGGAAATAAGTGGTAGTAGTATTTCCAAGCTACCTGCACATAGTTGTAGGCCTCACTCTGTTGGGGAATTTGAGTTTGAGCATCTCAAGTCTAGGCCACTCCGTGGTAAGAAGTTTTCTAGTAATCCTGAATTGAGAAGCTCAAGTGAAAGGGTGTTTTCTGCCTCACATTCAAAAGCAGACTCCATAGATTCTGACCCCTTTAGCAGTAGTACTTCTTCAGACATGGACAGTGTTGGGGATTTGGGAAACAACCTTGAAAGCTCTGGTGTTGAAGAGGAAGTAAGAAAAGGGAAACAATCTATTAAATCATTTGACAGTGATGTGAAATCCTCAACCCTTTCTAAGGTCCCAGCAAGAGCTAAGTCTGTTAGGACAATCAAACCGAAGAGGTACTTTGTGAATCAGAAGGAGCAGTACCCTAGTCGAGGTGAAAGCAAGTTTGGGAGTAGATTTGTTAAAACCGAAGCAGCAGATTCTTTGATTAAAAGAAGAGAGGAGAAACCAGAAATTCCCCCAGTTGATCATCAAAACCAAGAATCTGGGAGTATATTCTCCGTGCCGAAGCCAAAACCAACTATTTCCAAGCTCCACGGTGAAGAGAAACAAGGCATTGATGACTCAAGTTCTACCAAGTCTGTTGATAGGGAGATAGGGTTTGACAAGAGTTTGGTTGAGGATGAAACTATTCCTAACATTGACACAGATGGTGAACTTGGGAGTGAAGTTGATAGAAAGGCCGACGAGTTTATAGCAAAGTTCAGAAAGCAAATAAGGGGCCAGAAAGCTTCGACTTCATCTGTGGAAGGATATAGTGGCTGGTAG